AGCACCTCATTTCCTCCAAAATCCCCGTAGTCAAAACGGCGGCCTCTCAAAACGTCGGAATCCTGGATTTTCGGCAGGCCCTGCTCGATGCCGCCCCGCCTGAATTCATCAATAACCCCGCTATCCTTGCCGATCTCATCGGGCCGGGTGAGATGGCGGTGCTGGTGATCCCAATCGATAAAGAGGCGCCGAAGGGACGCTTGATTCTGCCGCAGGTGCAGGCCATCCGCGATCTGCTCGATAACGACTCGTGCTGCGTGATCGTGAAGGAGCGCGAGCTTCGCGATGCGCTCGAAAGCCTGAAACGACCGCCAAGGCTGGTAGTGACCGACTCGCAAGTTTTTCTGAAAGTAGCCGCCGACACCCCGCGCTCCATCAAATTAACTTCGTTTTCAATCCTGTTCGCGCGCTACAAAGGAAATCTGCTCGAGCAGGTTCTGGGAGCGCTGGCTATCAAAAGGCTCAAACGCGGCGACCGAATTCTCATTGCCGAAGCCTGCTCACATCACCCGATCGCGGAGGATATCGGCCGCGTCAAAATCCCGCGCTGGCTTACCCAGTTTGTCGGCGGAAAGCTTGAGTTCGATACGGTCCAAGGACACGACTTTCCCGAGAACTTGTCGATCTACAAGTTGATCGTTCATTGCGGCGCCTGCATGTTGAACCGCCGCGAGATGCTCAGTCGCCACATCAAGGCGCGACGGGCAGGCGTGCCGCTTACAAATTACGGGCTCGTCATCGCTTACTCGCTCGGCATCCTCGAGCGCGCCCTCGAGCCTTTCCCTTCCGCGCTTGACCTGTTGAATGAACACAAGGAATGCCCTCATGAACCACCAGGAAATACTCGAATGGTTGAAGGAGAAAGACCGGCGAAATCTCCGGGAACTATGGCGGCAGGCTGACGCAAGCAGGCGCCTGCACGTTGGCGACGAGGTGCACCTGCGCGGGCTGACCGAAATATCAAACCACTGCGTCCGCCAGTGCGGCTATTGCGGGCTGCGTGCCGGCAACTCCTACATCGAGCGCTACCGGATGAACAAGACCGAAATCATGGAGTGCGCCGGCGAATGCGTCCGGCGCGAATACGGCACGATTGTCTTGCAGGCCGGCGAAGATTACGGAATTAAAACTCCAGCCCTTTCGAACCTTATTCAAAGGATAAAAGCGGAGACCCCGCTTGCGGTCACATTGAGCATGGGCGAGCGCCCGCTTGCAGACCTCTCCGAATGGCGCAATGCGGGCGCCGACCGGTATCTGCTCCGCTTCGAGACTTCCGACCGCCACCTGTACGAGTTGATTCATCCCGCGTACAAAGGAAGAAAGTCCGACAGGATCGTGACACTGCGCGTGCTCAAATCGCTTGGCTATGAAATCGGCGGCGGAGTCATGGTTGGCATTCCAGGCCAGACATATGAAAGTCTGGCGCGCGACATCGAGATCTTCCGCGAACTCGACCTCGACATGATCGGGATCGGCCCCTATCTGCCGCATCCGCAAACGCCGCTCGGGCGCGGAGAATGGAAACGAAATATTTCCGAAGCTGAACAGGCGCCAAATGATGAAGAAACGACGCTCAAAATGTTCGCGCTCTCCCGTATCGCCTGTCCCGAAGCGAACATCCCCGCAACCACTGCCCTCGCGACTCTTAATCCGCAGTCAGGAATCGAGGCCGGCCTCATGAGGGGCGCCAACGTGCTTATGCCCGACCTCACTCCACAGCGGTTCAGAAACAATTATCAGATATATCCCGACAGACAAGCCATCCACGACTCGCATGACCTGAGCTTGCGGCGACGCCTCGAAAACATCGACCGGCGGCCCGGCGTCGGGCCCGGCGGTCGCTTCGATCGGCTCTCCGAGATCATTGCCTTGTAGCAAAGGAAAGCCGCCTGTTGCCTTGGTGCAAATTGAAGGTCTACATCATTGTCATCCAGATAGATTTCTGTCTTGCGGGAAATGGCTCAGCAGATCGCCGTGAAATGGCAAGAGCAGGAGGTAATAATACTGAGAGCGTGAACGGATAAGGGGAATTTCTTAGGAAACCTTCACCTTTTGAAGCTCTCCGGTCGGAATTTCCTTATCTGTGTTTTCTGTCGCGGCAACCCGCTTCAGCAGAATTCGGCTGTCCGCAACGACGCATCCCTTGCCCGCAGGATACACGATGAGCGGGTTGATATCGAGTTCGGCGATCTCGGGATGATCGGTCACCATCTGAGAAAGCCGCAAAATGCAGTCCTTGATCGCGTCAATGTCGGATGCCGGTATCCCGCGGATGCCGGTCAATATCCGATAGGATTTGATCGAGCGAATCATCAACTCTGCGCTGATCTCCCACATGGGCGCCAGGCGAAACGTGACGTCCTTCAGCGCCTCGACAAACGTGCCGCCCAGACCAAACATGCAGATGGGACCGAATTTTTCGTCCCTCGCAGCGCCCAGGATCACCTCGACTCCGCCGCGCGCCATGCGCTCGATGAGAATCCCCTTGATCTCGGCTGCCGGATTCACCTTTCTTACATTAGCGAGAATCTCAGTGTATGCCTTTTGAGCCTGACGGACCGAATTGATCTTTAATTGCACGCCGCCCGCCTCAAATTTGTGCACGATATCGGGCGAACAAATTTTCACTGCGACCGGCAAACCCACCTGATCGACCGCCGCCTCGATCTCCGATTCGTCTTTAATAAGCACGCTCTTCAGCACCGGAAAGCCGTAGCACTGGAGTATCTCATTCGCTTCCTTTTCCGGAAGAAACGCCCTCTCTTTGTTGCGGAGTTTCCCCGCGATAATCTGCGCCGCCGTCTCGGAGTCGGCGGCGACGCGCCTGATCTCA
The window above is part of the Candidatus Abyssobacteria bacterium SURF_5 genome. Proteins encoded here:
- the hydE gene encoding [FeFe] hydrogenase H-cluster radical SAM maturase HydE codes for the protein MNHQEILEWLKEKDRRNLRELWRQADASRRLHVGDEVHLRGLTEISNHCVRQCGYCGLRAGNSYIERYRMNKTEIMECAGECVRREYGTIVLQAGEDYGIKTPALSNLIQRIKAETPLAVTLSMGERPLADLSEWRNAGADRYLLRFETSDRHLYELIHPAYKGRKSDRIVTLRVLKSLGYEIGGGVMVGIPGQTYESLARDIEIFRELDLDMIGIGPYLPHPQTPLGRGEWKRNISEAEQAPNDEETTLKMFALSRIACPEANIPATTALATLNPQSGIEAGLMRGANVLMPDLTPQRFRNNYQIYPDRQAIHDSHDLSLRRRLENIDRRPGVGPGGRFDRLSEIIAL
- the hydF gene encoding [FeFe] hydrogenase H-cluster maturation GTPase HydF — encoded protein: MGQRAPKGIRLHIGLFGRRNVGKSSLLNAITRQQVSIVSEQAGTTTDPVEKPMELLPLGPVLFIDTAGIDDVGALGELRVKRTRQVFERTDLGVLITEPNTWGAFEEQLLEQLRSLHIPVLVVFNKIDLDQPNPAILEHLISSKIPVVKTAASQNVGILDFRQALLDAAPPEFINNPAILADLIGPGEMAVLVIPIDKEAPKGRLILPQVQAIRDLLDNDSCCVIVKERELRDALESLKRPPRLVVTDSQVFLKVAADTPRSIKLTSFSILFARYKGNLLEQVLGALAIKRLKRGDRILIAEACSHHPIAEDIGRVKIPRWLTQFVGGKLEFDTVQGHDFPENLSIYKLIVHCGACMLNRREMLSRHIKARRAGVPLTNYGLVIAYSLGILERALEPFPSALDLLNEHKECPHEPPGNTRMVEGERPAKSPGTMAAG